The Sinomicrobium kalidii genome contains a region encoding:
- a CDS encoding Smr/MutS family protein codes for MTDIQVGDRVETIDDSLAGEVTAIRGGTLYILTEDGFELEVSPDEVIKINDPLLLRKAPLDVDKHLAEKESIRRKKKITVKPRERNAPRMEVDLHIHQLVPSARGMTNHDILTLQLDTARRQLEFAIRKRIQKVVFIHGVGEGVLKTELEYLFGRYDNVEFYAADFRKYGLGATEVYIFQNA; via the coding sequence ATGACGGACATACAGGTTGGAGACAGGGTGGAAACCATAGATGATTCGCTGGCGGGGGAAGTGACGGCCATAAGGGGCGGGACACTTTACATACTTACGGAAGACGGGTTTGAACTTGAAGTATCCCCGGATGAGGTTATAAAAATCAACGACCCTTTACTGCTCCGAAAGGCTCCCCTGGATGTGGACAAACACCTCGCCGAAAAGGAAAGTATCCGCCGGAAAAAAAAGATAACGGTAAAGCCCAGGGAACGGAATGCTCCCCGAATGGAAGTAGACCTGCACATTCATCAGCTTGTGCCTTCCGCCCGGGGGATGACCAATCACGATATACTCACCCTACAGCTGGACACCGCCAGGCGACAACTGGAATTTGCCATCAGGAAACGCATACAAAAGGTGGTGTTTATACACGGTGTAGGGGAAGGCGTGCTGAAAACAGAGCTCGAATACTTGTTCGGGCGGTACGATAATGTGGAATTTTATGCCGCCGACTTCAGAAAGTATGGTCTTGGGGCCACAGAGGTCTATATTTTCCAGAATGCATAA
- a CDS encoding DUF2752 domain-containing protein, which yields MDAEKYMLPCISKRILGFDCPGCGLQRSMALILEGDFAGAFKMYPAIYPLLFLFLFLFLDMVWKKQNLSRLTSGLAIVSVTFILCNYILKFL from the coding sequence TTGGACGCCGAAAAATACATGCTCCCGTGCATAAGCAAGCGAATCCTGGGTTTTGACTGTCCAGGATGCGGGCTGCAGCGTTCAATGGCACTGATCCTGGAGGGAGATTTTGCGGGGGCTTTTAAGATGTACCCCGCCATCTATCCGTTATTATTTCTCTTTTTATTTCTCTTTCTCGACATGGTCTGGAAGAAACAGAATCTTTCCAGGCTAACTTCGGGGCTGGCCATTGTCAGCGTAACATTTATCCTGTGCAACTACATCCTTAAATTCTTATAA
- a CDS encoding CCC motif membrane protein, which translates to MEKQKLPNATLILVLSILSLVCCCFYGVGIIPAVIALVLANKSVKLYKAEPELYDNYNNVKTGRIIAIIGIVLNIACIVYMIIMIATIGFDGIMEQYRLMQEQYQ; encoded by the coding sequence ATGGAAAAACAAAAACTACCAAATGCAACGCTTATCCTTGTTTTAAGTATACTTTCCCTTGTGTGCTGTTGTTTTTACGGGGTAGGTATTATTCCGGCCGTCATCGCCCTGGTACTTGCCAATAAATCCGTAAAGCTGTACAAGGCCGAACCGGAACTCTATGACAACTACAACAATGTAAAAACAGGAAGGATCATTGCCATTATAGGTATTGTGCTCAACATTGCCTGTATCGTCTATATGATAATAATGATCGCCACAATTGGTTTTGACGGAATCATGGAGCAATACAGGTTAATGCAGGAGCAATACCAGTAA
- a CDS encoding CD225/dispanin family protein, whose protein sequence is MPDNHLALAIVSTLLCCMPLGIVSIVYASRVKAYMNGNYNEARRASKNAKIWALVSIGSVFGITVLLFLFYLLQTMLALAFFAVFESGGYG, encoded by the coding sequence ATGCCGGATAACCACCTGGCACTGGCCATCGTCAGCACGCTTTTATGCTGTATGCCGCTGGGTATAGTGAGTATTGTCTATGCTTCCAGGGTAAAGGCATATATGAACGGTAATTACAATGAAGCCCGGAGAGCGTCTAAAAATGCAAAGATATGGGCACTGGTCTCTATCGGTTCTGTTTTCGGAATTACGGTATTACTATTCCTGTTTTATCTGTTGCAAACAATGCTCGCCCTGGCTTTTTTCGCTGTGTTCGAAAGCGGAGGTTATGGCTGA
- a CDS encoding DUF3820 family protein: MEYSREFLVKLARARMPFGKYKDSYITDLPEYYLVWFKQKGFPRGMLGQQLEAMLEIKVNGLEQLVRDIRKVL; the protein is encoded by the coding sequence ATGGAATACAGCAGGGAATTCCTGGTAAAACTGGCCCGGGCCAGAATGCCGTTCGGCAAATACAAGGATAGTTATATTACCGACCTTCCGGAATATTACCTGGTGTGGTTCAAGCAAAAGGGCTTTCCGCGGGGAATGTTGGGGCAGCAACTGGAAGCCATGCTGGAAATCAAAGTAAACGGCCTGGAACAGCTTGTGCGGGATATACGGAAGGTGCTTTAA
- the aqpZ gene encoding aquaporin Z, which produces MKKILAEFIGTFWLVLGGCGSAVLAAAFPQLGIGLLGVSLAFGLTVLTIVYSLGHISGAHLNPAVSVGLWIGGRFDARELLPYIIAQILGGLAAAGILYVIATGNGSEIGSFAANGYNEHSPGGYSMNAALLTEIVMTFMFLIIILGATDKKAPAGFAGIAIGLGLTLIHLISIPVTNTSVNPARSISQAIFVGDWALQQLWLFIAAPVAGAILAGLVYRLLQGKNNE; this is translated from the coding sequence ATGAAAAAAATTTTAGCTGAGTTCATCGGAACTTTCTGGCTGGTGCTGGGAGGTTGCGGAAGTGCGGTACTGGCCGCAGCATTTCCCCAACTGGGAATAGGTTTACTTGGGGTATCCCTTGCATTTGGTCTCACCGTACTGACCATTGTTTACAGCCTGGGACATATTTCCGGGGCTCATTTAAACCCCGCCGTATCTGTCGGGCTATGGATAGGCGGACGTTTTGATGCCCGGGAATTACTCCCTTATATTATTGCACAGATACTGGGCGGGCTGGCCGCTGCGGGAATCCTCTATGTAATTGCCACGGGAAACGGTAGTGAAATAGGCAGTTTTGCTGCGAATGGCTACAATGAACATTCCCCCGGGGGATACAGCATGAATGCCGCACTGCTCACCGAAATTGTAATGACCTTTATGTTTCTCATCATTATCCTCGGGGCTACCGATAAAAAGGCCCCGGCAGGGTTTGCGGGTATTGCCATCGGCCTCGGGCTCACCCTTATCCATCTTATCAGTATCCCCGTGACAAACACCTCCGTAAATCCCGCGCGCAGTATCAGCCAGGCCATCTTTGTTGGTGACTGGGCATTGCAGCAATTATGGCTCTTTATTGCTGCACCTGTTGCCGGCGCCATTCTGGCGGGACTCGTATACCGGTTGTTACAGGGAAAAAACAATGAATAA